A DNA window from Vigna angularis cultivar LongXiaoDou No.4 chromosome 1, ASM1680809v1, whole genome shotgun sequence contains the following coding sequences:
- the LOC108333244 gene encoding uncharacterized protein LOC108333244 isoform X2, translating to MDESQRVGVGLMRGFHRRRPLEDRSSTRRRQALFSGAGNLEALDADDFADVFGGPPRTLLAHKISSCGSFYEEIFRAPEFTCPVAKGGRSLPVFRIPARNEGFYSDIFGSDDGRKSRERSRSLSKENSSSALSSEELSPRRPAIGDDVALCGFSSKHRPINVQWRWNTSTVMPEAEEYSSKHGVPLFACNDQLFEFQLQDNNEFKQNFRSSPLGSSRRVSSPETVSFESNSYQNIKVLDDWELNSPISVVSSSLYQEPQTKLSVHEHVFSEQIIEGDDYEDEDDEVMSSYVIELNSNLGREECGASAIDDAIAWAKEKFQSRNSDEESSARNEQIVGRQGRSDASEYHHDDGTRIIYPMEKRLTETEKLDGDIRLWSSGKQRDIRLLLSTLHHILCLESGWRAIPLMSLLESSQVKKAYQKARLCLHPDKLQQRGATSLQKYVAEKAFSILQDAWAAFISEDVSF from the exons ATGGACGAGTCGCAGAGAGTCGGCGTTGGCTTAATGCGGGGTTTCCATCGCCGTCGACCGCTGGAGGACCGATCATCAACCCGGCGGCGACAGGCCCTCTTCTCCGGCGCCGGAAATTTGGAAGCCTTGGACGCTGACGACTTCGCTGATGTGTTTGGGGGGCCACCGCGGACTCTGCTGGCGCACAAAATCTCAAGCTGCGGGTCGTTTTACGAAGAAATATTCAGGGCGCCAGAGTTTACGTGTCCAGTGGCGAAGGGTGGCCGGAGCTTGCCAGTGTTCAGGATTCCGGCGAGGAATGAGGGATTTTACAGCGACATATTCGGGTCGGACGATGGGCGGAAATCGAGAGAGCGGTCGAGGTCGCTGTCGAAGGAGAATTCGTCGTCGGCACTGAGTTCGGAGGAGCTGAGCCCTCGACGGCCGGCGATTGGAGATGACGTGGCACTCTGTGGTTTTTCTTCAAAGCACAG GCCAATCAATGTTCAATGGAGATGGAACACATCCACCGTAATGCCGGAGGCTGAGGAATACTCAAGTAAACATGGGGTGCCACTTTTTGCATGCAATGATCAGTTATTTGAATTTCAGCTTCAGGATAATAACGAATTCAAGCAGAACTTCAGAAGCTCCCCTTTAGGATCCTCAAGAAGAGTCTCGTCCCCAGAAACAGTTAGTTTTGAATCCAATTCGTACCAAAACATCAAAGTTCTCGATGACTGGGAGCTCAATTCCCCAATTTCTGTTGTCTCCTCTTCGCTTTATCAAGAACCTCAGACAAAACTTTCAGTCCATGAGCACGTGTTCTCAGAACAAATTATAGAAGGTGATGATTACGAAGATGAGGATGATGAAGTTATGAGCTCCTATGTCATTGAACTCAACTCCAACCTGGGAAGGGAAGAGTGTGGAGCATCCGCCATTGATGATGCAATTGCATGGGCCAAAGAGAAGTTTCAATCACGAAACTCTGATGAAGAATCAAGCGCGAGAAATGAGCAAATTGTTGGAAGACAAG GAAGATCTGATGCAAGTGAATACCACCATGATGATGGGACTCGAATAATTTACCCAATGGAG AAGCGACTGACTGAGACAGAAAAATTGGACGGAGATATAAGATTGTGGTCATCTGGCAAGCAAAGAGATATTAGGCTACTACTTTCGACACTGCATCAT aTTCTATGTCTTGAGAGTGGTTGGCGTGCTATTCCTCTTATGAGTCTACTAGAAAGCTCACAAGTGAAAAAGGCTTATCAGAAAGCAAGGTTATGCCTGCATCCAGACAAACTGCAGCAAAGAGGAGCAACATCCCTACAGAAGTATGTAGCAGAGAAGGCTTTCTCAATTCTTCAG GATGCATGGGCTGCATTTATTTCCGAAGATGTTTCGTTTTAG
- the LOC108333244 gene encoding uncharacterized protein LOC108333244 isoform X1 codes for MKTTERLTQNCMPHPKRKSKAWKRKHNPHYVVCGDFNSRIIIFQRVGVGLMRGFHRRRPLEDRSSTRRRQALFSGAGNLEALDADDFADVFGGPPRTLLAHKISSCGSFYEEIFRAPEFTCPVAKGGRSLPVFRIPARNEGFYSDIFGSDDGRKSRERSRSLSKENSSSALSSEELSPRRPAIGDDVALCGFSSKHRPINVQWRWNTSTVMPEAEEYSSKHGVPLFACNDQLFEFQLQDNNEFKQNFRSSPLGSSRRVSSPETVSFESNSYQNIKVLDDWELNSPISVVSSSLYQEPQTKLSVHEHVFSEQIIEGDDYEDEDDEVMSSYVIELNSNLGREECGASAIDDAIAWAKEKFQSRNSDEESSARNEQIVGRQGRSDASEYHHDDGTRIIYPMEKRLTETEKLDGDIRLWSSGKQRDIRLLLSTLHHILCLESGWRAIPLMSLLESSQVKKAYQKARLCLHPDKLQQRGATSLQKYVAEKAFSILQDAWAAFISEDVSF; via the exons ATGAAGACAACCGAAAGGCTAACACAGAATTGCATGCCCCACCCAAAAAGAAAATCGAAAGCatggaaaagaaaacacaaccCTCATTATGTTGTCTGTGGGGACTTCAATTCCCGCATAATCATCTTCCAG AGAGTCGGCGTTGGCTTAATGCGGGGTTTCCATCGCCGTCGACCGCTGGAGGACCGATCATCAACCCGGCGGCGACAGGCCCTCTTCTCCGGCGCCGGAAATTTGGAAGCCTTGGACGCTGACGACTTCGCTGATGTGTTTGGGGGGCCACCGCGGACTCTGCTGGCGCACAAAATCTCAAGCTGCGGGTCGTTTTACGAAGAAATATTCAGGGCGCCAGAGTTTACGTGTCCAGTGGCGAAGGGTGGCCGGAGCTTGCCAGTGTTCAGGATTCCGGCGAGGAATGAGGGATTTTACAGCGACATATTCGGGTCGGACGATGGGCGGAAATCGAGAGAGCGGTCGAGGTCGCTGTCGAAGGAGAATTCGTCGTCGGCACTGAGTTCGGAGGAGCTGAGCCCTCGACGGCCGGCGATTGGAGATGACGTGGCACTCTGTGGTTTTTCTTCAAAGCACAG GCCAATCAATGTTCAATGGAGATGGAACACATCCACCGTAATGCCGGAGGCTGAGGAATACTCAAGTAAACATGGGGTGCCACTTTTTGCATGCAATGATCAGTTATTTGAATTTCAGCTTCAGGATAATAACGAATTCAAGCAGAACTTCAGAAGCTCCCCTTTAGGATCCTCAAGAAGAGTCTCGTCCCCAGAAACAGTTAGTTTTGAATCCAATTCGTACCAAAACATCAAAGTTCTCGATGACTGGGAGCTCAATTCCCCAATTTCTGTTGTCTCCTCTTCGCTTTATCAAGAACCTCAGACAAAACTTTCAGTCCATGAGCACGTGTTCTCAGAACAAATTATAGAAGGTGATGATTACGAAGATGAGGATGATGAAGTTATGAGCTCCTATGTCATTGAACTCAACTCCAACCTGGGAAGGGAAGAGTGTGGAGCATCCGCCATTGATGATGCAATTGCATGGGCCAAAGAGAAGTTTCAATCACGAAACTCTGATGAAGAATCAAGCGCGAGAAATGAGCAAATTGTTGGAAGACAAG GAAGATCTGATGCAAGTGAATACCACCATGATGATGGGACTCGAATAATTTACCCAATGGAG AAGCGACTGACTGAGACAGAAAAATTGGACGGAGATATAAGATTGTGGTCATCTGGCAAGCAAAGAGATATTAGGCTACTACTTTCGACACTGCATCAT aTTCTATGTCTTGAGAGTGGTTGGCGTGCTATTCCTCTTATGAGTCTACTAGAAAGCTCACAAGTGAAAAAGGCTTATCAGAAAGCAAGGTTATGCCTGCATCCAGACAAACTGCAGCAAAGAGGAGCAACATCCCTACAGAAGTATGTAGCAGAGAAGGCTTTCTCAATTCTTCAG GATGCATGGGCTGCATTTATTTCCGAAGATGTTTCGTTTTAG